Part of the Candidatus Dependentiae bacterium genome, GATGTTTTAATGTAGATGCAAATTTTTGTGTAAATCTAGGATCAACAAGTTCAAGTTGTGGAATTACATATTTTCTAATTCTATTACGTAAATATTTATCAGAATTATTGCTTTGATCGATTACATATTTAATATTATTATTATTCAAATAATCTAAAATATCTTTTTTTTCAATATTTAATAAAGGTCTAATAAATGGAGGCTCATCATATTTCATGCACGTAAGTCCATTTAATGTTGTACCTCTAATAATTCGCCAAAAGAATGTTTCTTGCTGATCTTGCATGTGATGTGCTAGCGCTACATAGTTTGCATTTTCTTCAACTAACACTTGTTTAAATAGATGCTGGCGAAGTTTGCGACCGATATCTTCCATTGATCCGTTAAATTTTAAATTTAATTGTAGCTCGCTGGCCTTTTTACCAATAAATTTAATATTATTTTGTTCACAAATATTTTTACAAAATTCTGAATCAAGTGCAGATTCTTTACGCCATTCATGATCAAGATTTACAGCTATTAGTTCAATTTTATTTTCTTTGTGTAGCTTATTTAAAAAATGGAATAAAAACACAGAGTCCGGACCGCCGGAAAGGCCCAAAATTATTTTGGGTTTTTTGTTAAGAATGTATTGTAATTCGTTTTCTAATTTTTTAAAAAGCATTAGCATCTAATTTAATTAAATTTTACCAAATATTTTTCTATCATAGGCATTAAATCGCCATCCAAAATTAAATCCGGTTGTGGACTTTCAC contains:
- the tilS gene encoding tRNA lysidine(34) synthetase TilS produces the protein MLFKKLENELQYILNKKPKIILGLSGGPDSVFLFHFLNKLHKENKIELIAVNLDHEWRKESALDSEFCKNICEQNNIKFIGKKASELQLNLKFNGSMEDIGRKLRQHLFKQVLVEENANYVALAHHMQDQQETFFWRIIRGTTLNGLTCMKYDEPPFIRPLLNIEKKDILDYLNNNNIKYVIDQSNNSDKYLRNRIRKYVIPQLELVDPRFTQKFASTLKHLQAEEDFLNKLTQKTFDFIFKYSEVHKKFVGNLKEFIELDLVLQKRVLIYLFNKEKVKFNPSDSLLNEILRFLKNKNGGKHKINENFCIFKKQNLFGTINS